A single window of Nocardia sp. NBC_01327 DNA harbors:
- a CDS encoding SDR family NAD(P)-dependent oxidoreductase has product MDMQLAGKKIFISGSTQGIGYSVAAACAVEGAAVVLNGRHEQRVVEAVERLRASTPGAQVSGIAADFAAPEQVRALLEELGPVDVLVNNVGLFDVKPFVEVPDEEWLRYFDINVMSAVRLSRGVLDGMLANGWGRIIFIGTESAVDVPGDMVHYGATKAAGLALSNGLAKLTKGTGVTVNTVLGGPTYSDGVASTVERIATAQGLSPQDLKSSLVRDTSLIQRFIEPCEIANLVTFLASPRSSATNGAAIRADGGVLPTTL; this is encoded by the coding sequence ATGGATATGCAGCTCGCAGGCAAGAAGATCTTCATCAGCGGTTCCACGCAGGGAATCGGCTACTCCGTAGCCGCGGCATGTGCGGTCGAGGGTGCTGCCGTAGTGCTGAATGGGCGGCACGAGCAACGTGTTGTCGAGGCGGTCGAACGTCTTCGAGCATCCACGCCGGGCGCTCAGGTCTCCGGGATCGCCGCGGATTTCGCTGCGCCGGAACAGGTTCGGGCACTGCTCGAGGAGCTCGGACCCGTGGACGTGCTTGTCAACAACGTGGGATTGTTCGACGTCAAACCGTTCGTCGAGGTGCCGGATGAGGAGTGGCTGCGGTACTTCGATATCAACGTGATGAGCGCGGTTCGCCTTTCGCGAGGGGTCCTCGACGGAATGCTCGCGAACGGCTGGGGGCGGATCATCTTCATCGGAACCGAATCGGCAGTCGACGTCCCCGGCGACATGGTGCACTACGGAGCAACCAAGGCGGCGGGACTGGCGCTGAGCAACGGGCTCGCAAAGCTCACCAAAGGCACCGGGGTCACCGTCAACACCGTGCTCGGAGGCCCGACCTACTCCGACGGCGTGGCGAGTACGGTCGAGCGGATCGCGACCGCTCAGGGACTCTCGCCGCAGGACCTGAAATCTTCACTCGTACGCGACACCTCGCTCATCCAGCGTTTCATCGAACCCTGCGAGATCGCGAACTTGGTGACGTTCCTCGCGAGCCCGCGCTCGTCGGCGACCAACGGTGCGGCGATCCGGGCGGACGGCGGCGTTCTCCCAACCACTCTCTGA
- a CDS encoding MarR family winged helix-turn-helix transcriptional regulator, which translates to MAGTEDSDTFTPDELETWSALATLLEWLPVALDTQLQRDSGMSHFEFGVLFALSQAADETLRMSTLAGYANSTLSRLSRAVARLERRDWVRRAPDPHDGRITIAILTGAGRDAARTAAPGHVALVRKLVFDSLTRAQAERLGHSSLRIAEAIRADGPWRPESER; encoded by the coding sequence ATGGCAGGCACCGAAGACTCGGACACCTTCACCCCGGACGAGCTAGAGACGTGGTCAGCTCTGGCGACCTTGCTCGAGTGGCTCCCCGTGGCGCTCGACACTCAGCTACAGCGAGATTCGGGCATGAGCCACTTCGAGTTCGGGGTCCTCTTCGCCCTTTCGCAAGCCGCGGACGAGACATTGCGCATGAGCACGCTGGCCGGATACGCCAACAGCACCCTGTCGCGCCTGTCGCGCGCAGTAGCCAGACTGGAGCGCCGGGACTGGGTGCGGCGCGCACCCGATCCCCACGACGGTCGCATTACGATCGCGATCCTCACCGGCGCGGGCCGGGATGCAGCGCGCACGGCGGCACCTGGGCACGTCGCACTTGTACGGAAACTCGTATTCGACTCACTGACGCGTGCGCAGGCGGAGCGGCTCGGTCACTCCAGCCTGCGGATCGCTGAAGCCATCCGTGCAGATGGTCCGTGGCGGCCCGAGAGCGAGCGCTAA
- a CDS encoding IS256 family transposase: protein MTNIQPIDPGKPFADQLAVMGPDLLREMVSSFVQTLMSAEADAACGAGYGERSDDRINHRNGYRHRDFDTRVGTLDVAIPKLRSGSYFPDWLLERRKRAERALTSVVATCYLLGVSTRRMEKLVESLGITTLSKSQVSIMARDLDAQVEAFRTRPLDQGPYTFLAADALVLKVRENGRVVNVHALIATGVNADGYREILGIQVTSGEDGAGWLAFFRDLVARGLSGVALVTSDAHAGLVAAIGATLPGASWQRCRTHYTVNLMSVCPKSSWPWVRTLLHSVFDQADTESVAAQYDRMLDALTEKLPRVAAHLDAARADLLAFTAFPKQIWRQIWSNNPQERLNKEIRRRTDVVGIFPDRTAIIRLVGAVLAEQHDEWIEGRRYLGLDVLARSRGLTDPDEQEDTTAALTA, encoded by the coding sequence ATGACCAATATCCAGCCTATCGACCCGGGCAAGCCGTTCGCCGACCAATTGGCGGTAATGGGCCCGGACCTGCTGCGCGAGATGGTGTCCAGCTTCGTGCAAACCCTGATGAGCGCCGAGGCCGACGCCGCCTGCGGAGCCGGCTACGGCGAACGCTCCGACGACCGGATCAACCACCGCAACGGCTACCGCCACCGCGACTTCGACACCCGCGTCGGCACCCTCGACGTCGCGATCCCGAAACTACGATCCGGCTCGTATTTCCCGGACTGGCTCCTGGAACGCCGCAAACGCGCCGAACGGGCCCTCACCAGCGTGGTCGCGACCTGCTATCTGCTCGGGGTCTCGACACGGCGGATGGAGAAACTCGTCGAATCCCTGGGCATCACAACACTTTCCAAGTCCCAGGTCTCGATCATGGCCCGCGACCTCGATGCCCAGGTCGAAGCATTCCGCACCCGCCCCTTGGATCAGGGCCCTTACACGTTCCTCGCCGCAGACGCCCTGGTGCTCAAGGTCCGCGAGAACGGGCGCGTGGTCAACGTCCACGCCCTGATCGCCACCGGCGTCAACGCCGACGGCTACCGCGAAATCCTGGGTATCCAAGTCACTTCCGGCGAGGACGGTGCCGGCTGGCTGGCATTCTTCCGCGACCTGGTCGCTCGCGGCCTGTCCGGGGTCGCGTTGGTCACCTCCGACGCGCATGCGGGTTTGGTGGCCGCGATCGGCGCGACCTTGCCCGGCGCGAGCTGGCAGCGCTGCCGCACCCATTACACGGTGAACCTGATGTCGGTTTGCCCGAAGAGTTCCTGGCCCTGGGTTCGCACCCTGTTGCATTCGGTATTCGATCAAGCCGATACCGAATCGGTTGCCGCCCAATATGATCGGATGCTCGACGCCCTGACCGAGAAGCTGCCCAGAGTCGCCGCGCACCTCGATGCTGCCCGCGCGGACCTGCTGGCGTTCACCGCGTTTCCCAAGCAGATCTGGCGCCAGATCTGGTCGAACAATCCCCAGGAACGGTTGAACAAAGAGATCCGCCGCCGCACCGACGTGGTCGGTATCTTCCCCGATCGCACCGCGATCATCCGTCTCGTCGGCGCCGTCCTGGCCGAGCAACACGACGAATGGATCGAAGGACGCCGCTACCTCGGGTTGGACGTTCTTGCCCGCTCCCGCGGGCTCACCGACCCCGACGAACAGGAGGACACCACCGCGGCACTGACCGCCTGA
- a CDS encoding DUF6630 family protein, with amino-acid sequence MIIGEEQRGALFGIVELLAPDTDAARERLEQQLEEVEEEDYFTPEEALIDSLYGFDKDAEPFRSGLTYCDWKSDPSEIRDYLKDLPAYPQGLTWDWWNWSTDQEWDSSDLQDFLWPLADRCLELGVSLVGIYVDGDGYTLGFLSTGKIERFLELATLAEAQVHVHRPGTPMP; translated from the coding sequence ATGATCATTGGGGAGGAACAGCGAGGGGCGCTGTTCGGAATTGTCGAACTTCTTGCGCCCGATACAGATGCGGCTCGTGAGCGATTGGAACAACAGCTCGAAGAGGTCGAGGAAGAAGACTACTTCACCCCGGAAGAGGCGCTCATCGACTCCCTCTACGGATTCGACAAGGACGCTGAACCTTTCCGTAGCGGACTGACCTACTGTGACTGGAAGTCGGACCCGAGTGAGATCCGCGATTATCTGAAGGACCTTCCGGCCTATCCGCAAGGGTTGACCTGGGATTGGTGGAACTGGAGCACCGACCAGGAGTGGGATTCGAGCGATCTACAGGACTTCTTGTGGCCTCTGGCCGATCGGTGCCTGGAACTTGGGGTTTCGCTGGTCGGCATTTATGTCGACGGCGATGGCTACACCCTTGGATTCCTGAGTACCGGCAAGATCGAGCGGTTTCTGGAGCTCGCCACACTCGCAGAGGCCCAGGTGCA